One Marinobacter panjinensis DNA segment encodes these proteins:
- a CDS encoding gamma-glutamylcyclotransferase family protein, giving the protein MSLNRVGVYGTLKKGYSNHHFLTKAHFVGCCRLKQIILYDIGPFPGAKLRPSYGVDVEVYDVTNEIFARLDELEGHKPRAPRSGEYDRRQLETPFGPVWIYIYNPDVSGLPEIRRGGWPDGSTSLRRGALRWRS; this is encoded by the coding sequence GTGAGTCTTAATCGTGTAGGCGTCTATGGCACTCTCAAGAAAGGTTATTCAAACCACCATTTTCTGACCAAAGCCCACTTTGTCGGATGCTGCAGGTTGAAGCAGATCATCCTCTATGACATCGGGCCTTTTCCTGGTGCCAAGCTGCGCCCCAGTTATGGGGTTGATGTTGAAGTCTACGACGTCACCAATGAGATATTTGCCAGGCTGGATGAGCTTGAAGGCCATAAACCGCGGGCGCCCAGGTCTGGCGAGTATGACCGTCGTCAGCTTGAAACGCCTTTCGGGCCCGTGTGGATCTATATATACAATCCGGATGTTTCCGGTTTGCCGGAGATCCGAAGAGGTGGCTGGCCTGATGGATCCACTTCGCTGAGGCGAGGGGCCCTTCGATGGCGTTCCTGA
- a CDS encoding HIT family protein — MHWLESRYQLDGYNIGTNCGTAAARTVLHMHCHLIPRYQGDQKDPRGGVRWVLLEKADYWSGR; from the coding sequence ATGCATTGGCTTGAAAGTCGTTACCAGCTGGATGGCTACAATATTGGTACGAACTGTGGAACCGCGGCAGCGCGGACGGTCTTGCATATGCATTGTCATTTGATTCCGAGGTATCAGGGCGACCAGAAAGATCCTCGTGGTGGTGTGCGATGGGTACTCCTGGAGAAAGCGGATTACTGGAGTGGCCGGTGA
- a CDS encoding PHA/PHB synthase family protein, whose translation MSTKPVKSPSGGDEQQTVPKALVSAGVYGTRLITRSVLRRLKGGRPNPVSLKSMAKPFVRFTIKFATQPDAVITSQMRLVQNAAILGTGAAMSLISREPMRVTAPERGDGRFKDIAWTDRAFFNFIQQAYLMSDRWIMDTIDDVRGLDEHDRHKVRFFTSQVTAALSPSNFVLTNPEVLRTTVDTRGRNLVRGLANFLRDLDDADGQMFFRMSDPKAFEVGRNLADTPGDVIYQNDLMQLIQYRPTTETVHRRPLMVVPPWINKYYILDLGAKKSFIRYWVEKGHTVFVISWVNPGKEHADKGFEDYMLEGPVAALDAIEKATGEREVNAVGYCIGGTLLGCALAWLAARGDDRVKSATFFNSLLDFSDVGDIEVFIDEDMISKMEKAMKKQGYLDGVSMATAFSMLRANSLIWSFYINNYLLGRETPPFDLLHWNTDCTRLPGAMHSFYLRNMYLENRLGEPGGITLAGTPIDLSQVKVPAYFASAIEDHIALWKSCYKGSRYLGGPVRFVLGGSGHIAGIINPPYQNKYGYRINENTDLSPDEWLSGAEEFEGSWWPDWVKWAEQFSGGEVPARIPGDGELPVIEPAPGSYVRNEPAPEAPKPRKRKTTAAERTTGKPAEGKSPQRQRSRKPAKTG comes from the coding sequence ATGTCCACTAAACCTGTCAAGTCGCCGTCCGGCGGTGATGAACAACAAACGGTGCCCAAAGCCCTGGTCAGTGCGGGGGTATATGGCACCCGCCTGATCACGCGCTCAGTGTTAAGGCGCCTGAAAGGCGGCCGGCCCAATCCGGTCAGCCTCAAGAGCATGGCGAAACCCTTCGTGCGTTTCACCATAAAATTTGCCACTCAGCCGGATGCGGTCATTACTTCCCAGATGCGCCTGGTGCAGAACGCGGCCATCCTCGGTACCGGTGCGGCAATGAGCCTGATCAGCCGGGAGCCGATGCGAGTGACGGCCCCGGAGCGGGGTGACGGTCGCTTCAAAGACATCGCCTGGACCGATCGCGCTTTTTTCAACTTTATCCAACAGGCTTACCTGATGTCGGATCGCTGGATCATGGACACCATTGATGATGTTCGGGGTCTTGATGAGCACGACCGCCATAAAGTCCGCTTCTTTACCAGCCAGGTTACTGCAGCGTTGTCACCCAGCAACTTTGTTCTGACCAATCCCGAGGTGCTGCGCACGACTGTGGACACCAGGGGTCGCAACCTCGTGCGTGGCCTCGCCAATTTTTTGCGGGATCTTGACGACGCCGATGGCCAGATGTTCTTCAGAATGTCGGACCCGAAGGCGTTCGAGGTTGGCAGAAACCTGGCCGATACGCCGGGCGATGTCATCTACCAGAATGATCTGATGCAGCTCATACAGTATCGACCAACGACCGAGACAGTGCATCGTCGGCCGCTTATGGTCGTACCGCCCTGGATCAACAAGTATTACATTCTGGACCTGGGTGCGAAAAAGTCGTTCATCCGCTACTGGGTCGAGAAGGGCCACACGGTTTTCGTCATTTCCTGGGTAAACCCGGGCAAGGAGCATGCCGACAAGGGCTTCGAGGACTACATGCTTGAGGGCCCGGTAGCCGCCCTGGATGCTATCGAGAAAGCCACCGGTGAGCGTGAGGTCAATGCCGTCGGCTACTGTATTGGCGGCACACTGCTGGGTTGCGCGCTTGCCTGGCTGGCAGCCCGTGGCGACGACCGGGTGAAGAGCGCCACCTTCTTCAACAGCCTGTTGGATTTTTCAGACGTTGGCGATATAGAGGTCTTCATTGATGAAGACATGATCAGCAAGATGGAAAAGGCCATGAAGAAGCAGGGCTATCTTGATGGCGTCTCCATGGCCACTGCGTTTAGCATGCTGCGCGCCAACAGCCTTATCTGGTCCTTCTATATCAATAACTACCTGCTGGGCCGGGAAACACCCCCCTTCGACCTGTTGCACTGGAACACAGACTGCACCCGGCTGCCCGGTGCCATGCACAGTTTCTACCTGCGCAACATGTACCTTGAGAACCGCCTGGGCGAGCCCGGTGGCATCACCCTTGCCGGAACGCCGATTGACCTCTCGCAGGTGAAGGTGCCCGCCTACTTTGCCTCAGCTATTGAGGATCACATTGCCCTCTGGAAGTCCTGCTACAAAGGATCACGCTATCTGGGTGGGCCGGTTCGCTTTGTGCTGGGTGGCTCTGGCCATATTGCCGGAATTATCAACCCGCCTTACCAGAACAAATACGGTTATCGGATAAACGAGAACACCGACCTGTCACCGGATGAGTGGCTCTCCGGAGCGGAGGAATTCGAAGGCTCCTGGTGGCCGGACTGGGTCAAGTGGGCAGAGCAGTTCAGTGGCGGTGAAGTGCCGGCGAGAATCCCGGGCGACGGAGAGCTACCTGTTATCGAGCCTGCGCCCGGCTCCTATGTGCGCAATGAGCCGGCTCCGGAGGCACCCAAACCACGCAAACGCAAAACCACCGCCGCCGAGCGCACAACCGGCAAGCCGGCAGAGGGCAAATCCCCCCAGCGCCAGAGAAGCCGAAAACCCGCCAAAACGGGTTGA
- a CDS encoding CLCA_X family protein, producing MAGQSPVSFVTVRRQFEFRSIEVGRWVTPQERDRAAGRFYQALCDLMTILRGPETLISLRSTLGLQYGIGGRPGVAAHYIPATRQLALAKNAGAGSLAHEWFHAFDHYMGNKAFRKLEQHGFASSAWLSSANQKDHPLNERLSVCFQAILLNEDGTAPSPLFRASQKADAGLKVLYYARPEELCARAFEAFVEGCAPRNSFLVRGTVYSDEAKAGLYPEGAQRQRINDAFRHYFEALGAALFREQAKAG from the coding sequence ATGGCAGGGCAAAGCCCGGTTTCGTTTGTCACGGTAAGGCGCCAGTTCGAGTTCCGCAGCATCGAAGTTGGTCGCTGGGTAACTCCGCAGGAACGGGACAGGGCAGCAGGCCGGTTTTACCAGGCGCTGTGTGACCTGATGACGATCCTTCGGGGCCCGGAAACCCTGATTTCACTGCGCAGTACCCTGGGGCTGCAATACGGCATTGGCGGCCGGCCGGGGGTAGCGGCCCACTATATCCCCGCAACCCGACAACTGGCCCTGGCCAAGAACGCGGGCGCGGGCAGCCTCGCCCACGAGTGGTTCCACGCCTTTGATCATTACATGGGGAACAAGGCGTTCCGAAAACTGGAGCAGCACGGTTTTGCCTCCAGCGCCTGGCTGAGCAGTGCGAACCAGAAAGACCACCCGCTGAATGAACGCTTGAGTGTCTGCTTCCAGGCCATCCTCCTCAACGAAGACGGCACCGCACCCAGCCCACTGTTCCGTGCATCACAAAAGGCGGATGCAGGGCTGAAAGTCCTTTACTACGCCAGGCCGGAAGAGCTTTGCGCCCGTGCCTTTGAAGCTTTTGTGGAAGGTTGCGCGCCCCGAAACAGCTTCCTGGTACGGGGTACGGTGTATTCCGACGAGGCAAAAGCGGGCCTGTATCCGGAAGGTGCCCAGCGACAGCGGATCAACGATGCTTTCAGGCACTATTTTGAAGCACTGGGCGCTGCGTTGTTTCGGGAACAGGCCAAAGCCGGCTAA
- a CDS encoding AAA family ATPase, with translation MKLRRLQVEQLRQFRQPFVLDDLQPGLNLIHGPNESGKSTLVRAIRAAFFERYRTSSVDDLRPWGDSAAAPTITLDFDAQQKSWHLVKSFLQRKRCDLKIDSDSYSEDEAEEKLAELLGFQFSAKGVSKPEHWGVPGLLWVEQGTGQNIEQAVEHAGDHLKSALNSLVGEVASTGGDELIEQVKARWSDLFTPTGKPRGDYQKLEKEREEHQQEIDELQARIQKYQEQVDRLGKLTQDYERTQHERPWEEAERQLEQAKERYRQVEKLEQQQAREKETLTHLQNNQQLLRQNQEQLQSLNKKLDVRKTELDKAQRELEQAEARTPSIAGKVQEAKAAYEAAAKQVDQARLQETRSRLEQDIRRLEQHNHTLTQNLDKARQYQQELEQAREQSRQNQINAKAVKALKNTEHQLKEENIRSQTIATRLTWQLEPGVRLALNEELLEGQGERQLLEESSLVVPGVGTLGITPGGEDLASTQRKLSTLGQGLAEQMKTLGVDSVQQAEHRVVAYEAAERTLQHTRELLKSVAPVGIEQLLADQKETQSQLQKAKTELENSPVPEPGQQLQVTDVASAEAGRAQAETRLAEAEAEERKHQTELLTRRQTRDNAKSEWQQLQDEVQNPEHQKQLQKLSKELAEIEDKRARLETTLQAREQEIQQARPAILRQDIERYQRSISTLRQTQEERQRELRDIQVRLEAWGAEGLEEQRNDKVAELEQCNRRYQELDRRARALDLLLILLTEKRQALTRRLQAPLQKHLDHYLSLLFPQATLEVDEHLRPGTFTRGTELGQIAELSFGAREQMGLISRLAYADLLREAGRPTLVILDDTLVHSDTDRLDDMKRILFDAANRHQILLFTCHPEKWSDLGVPPRDIQAMKEQGSANLV, from the coding sequence ATGAAACTCCGTCGCCTGCAGGTGGAGCAGCTTCGCCAGTTCCGGCAACCGTTTGTCCTGGACGACCTGCAGCCGGGGCTTAACCTGATCCACGGCCCCAACGAGTCGGGCAAGAGCACGCTGGTGCGAGCGATTCGTGCGGCCTTCTTCGAACGTTATCGCACCAGTTCCGTTGATGACCTTCGCCCCTGGGGTGATTCTGCTGCCGCCCCGACCATCACGCTGGACTTCGACGCCCAGCAGAAATCCTGGCACCTGGTAAAAAGCTTTCTCCAGCGCAAACGCTGCGACCTCAAGATCGACTCGGACAGCTACAGCGAAGACGAGGCCGAGGAAAAACTCGCCGAACTCCTGGGCTTCCAGTTCTCCGCCAAAGGCGTCAGCAAGCCCGAGCACTGGGGTGTGCCCGGGTTGCTGTGGGTCGAGCAGGGCACCGGCCAGAATATCGAGCAGGCGGTAGAGCATGCCGGCGACCACCTCAAATCCGCGCTCAATTCCCTGGTGGGCGAAGTGGCCAGCACCGGTGGCGACGAGCTGATCGAACAGGTCAAAGCCCGCTGGAGTGACCTGTTTACCCCCACCGGCAAACCCCGTGGCGATTACCAGAAGTTGGAGAAAGAGCGGGAAGAACACCAGCAGGAAATCGACGAACTGCAGGCCCGCATCCAGAAATACCAGGAGCAGGTAGACCGGCTGGGCAAGCTCACCCAGGACTACGAGCGCACCCAGCACGAACGCCCCTGGGAAGAGGCCGAGCGGCAGCTTGAACAGGCGAAGGAACGCTACCGGCAAGTCGAGAAGCTGGAACAACAACAGGCCCGGGAAAAAGAAACCCTGACCCACCTGCAGAACAACCAGCAACTGTTACGGCAGAACCAGGAACAGCTGCAGAGCCTGAACAAAAAACTGGACGTTCGCAAAACAGAGCTGGACAAAGCCCAGCGGGAACTGGAACAGGCCGAGGCGCGCACCCCCTCCATTGCGGGCAAGGTCCAGGAGGCAAAAGCCGCCTACGAGGCCGCCGCAAAACAGGTCGACCAGGCCCGTCTTCAGGAAACCCGCTCCCGTCTGGAGCAGGACATTCGCCGGCTGGAACAGCATAACCACACGCTGACTCAGAACCTGGACAAAGCCCGGCAATATCAGCAGGAACTGGAGCAGGCGAGGGAGCAGTCCCGACAGAACCAGATTAATGCCAAGGCAGTGAAAGCCCTCAAAAACACCGAGCATCAACTGAAAGAAGAAAACATCCGCTCGCAAACCATCGCCACCCGATTAACCTGGCAGCTGGAGCCGGGCGTGAGACTGGCGCTGAATGAGGAACTCCTGGAAGGGCAGGGTGAGCGACAACTGCTCGAAGAATCCAGCCTGGTAGTGCCGGGTGTGGGAACGCTGGGAATTACCCCCGGCGGCGAGGACCTCGCCAGTACCCAACGCAAGCTTTCCACGCTGGGACAGGGCCTGGCCGAACAGATGAAAACCCTGGGGGTGGACTCCGTCCAGCAGGCAGAGCATCGCGTGGTCGCTTACGAAGCCGCCGAAAGAACACTGCAACATACCCGCGAACTGCTCAAATCCGTTGCACCTGTGGGTATCGAACAGTTGCTGGCGGACCAGAAAGAAACACAATCCCAACTGCAAAAAGCAAAAACCGAACTGGAGAACAGCCCTGTGCCAGAACCCGGCCAGCAGCTCCAGGTAACCGATGTTGCTTCTGCAGAAGCCGGGCGCGCCCAGGCCGAAACCCGGTTGGCCGAAGCAGAGGCCGAGGAACGCAAGCACCAGACAGAGCTCCTGACCCGCCGCCAGACCCGCGACAACGCGAAATCTGAGTGGCAGCAACTTCAGGACGAAGTGCAGAATCCGGAACACCAGAAGCAGCTGCAGAAGCTCTCAAAAGAACTAGCTGAAATCGAAGACAAACGGGCCCGCCTGGAAACAACCCTGCAGGCCCGTGAGCAGGAAATACAGCAAGCCCGCCCGGCTATCCTGCGCCAGGACATTGAACGGTATCAGCGCAGCATCAGCACCCTGCGCCAGACCCAGGAAGAACGGCAGCGGGAACTGAGGGATATACAGGTCAGGCTGGAAGCCTGGGGCGCTGAAGGCCTGGAAGAGCAACGCAACGACAAAGTGGCCGAGCTCGAGCAGTGCAACCGCCGCTACCAGGAACTGGATCGCCGCGCCCGGGCGCTGGATCTGCTGCTTATCCTGCTGACTGAAAAACGTCAGGCTCTGACTCGCCGCCTGCAGGCACCCCTGCAGAAACACCTGGACCACTACCTGTCACTACTGTTCCCGCAAGCCACCCTGGAAGTGGACGAACACCTGCGCCCGGGCACGTTCACCCGGGGAACCGAACTGGGACAGATCGCCGAGCTGAGCTTCGGCGCCCGCGAACAGATGGGCCTGATCAGCCGCCTGGCCTATGCAGACCTGCTGCGCGAAGCCGGCAGGCCGACCCTGGTAATACTGGATGACACCCTGGTACACAGCGACACAGACCGCCTGGACGATATGAAACGCATCCTGTTCGACGCGGCCAACCGCCACCAGATACTGCTGTTTACCTGCCATCCGGAGAAGTGGAGTGATCTGGGTGTGCCGCCTAGGGATATTCAGGCGATGAAGGAGCAGGGTTCTGCTAACCTGGTGTGA
- a CDS encoding metallophosphoesterase family protein, giving the protein MPKFLHTADWQMGRAFSRFETEDGAALVEARFEAIEKLARLANEHQCDAVLVAGDVFDAQTVADRTIRRVFNATRAFTGPWVMLPGNHDAALAESVWTRARRLDAVPDNVHLALEPGVINLEPQGLALLCAPLTQRNTYSDLTEAFNNCETPEGLARVGLAHGSVQGLLPDEIDSTNPILPNRADTARLDYLALGDWHGAKQMDERTWYSGTPEPERFRNNGAGYALIVNVPGPGESPTVTPIETARYQWHQWRETLTVESDLDQLLDRLQALPEPSVVDLRLEGSVTLAGEEKLINALSVAEARFRSIQCDRSGLQLEPTDDDIAALKADGYVGEVIEHLRIRQQDDDAEVARDALAILAGLLKDRKQEASE; this is encoded by the coding sequence ATGCCAAAGTTTTTACACACGGCAGACTGGCAAATGGGGCGGGCGTTCAGCCGCTTCGAAACAGAAGACGGTGCCGCTCTGGTTGAGGCCCGCTTTGAGGCCATTGAAAAACTCGCACGGCTGGCCAACGAGCACCAGTGCGATGCGGTGCTGGTGGCCGGGGATGTCTTTGATGCCCAGACTGTCGCCGACCGGACCATTCGCCGCGTGTTCAATGCCACCAGAGCATTCACCGGCCCGTGGGTAATGCTGCCGGGCAACCATGATGCCGCGCTGGCGGAAAGCGTGTGGACCCGGGCCAGGCGCCTGGACGCGGTGCCTGACAATGTCCATCTTGCCCTGGAGCCGGGCGTGATCAACCTGGAGCCACAGGGCCTCGCGCTCCTCTGCGCCCCTTTGACGCAGCGCAATACCTACAGTGACCTTACCGAAGCCTTCAATAACTGTGAAACCCCGGAAGGTCTGGCCCGGGTTGGTCTGGCCCACGGCAGCGTGCAGGGACTGCTGCCCGACGAGATCGACTCCACCAATCCCATATTACCGAACCGTGCAGATACCGCCCGCCTGGACTACCTCGCCCTTGGCGACTGGCACGGCGCCAAACAGATGGATGAACGTACCTGGTATAGCGGCACACCGGAGCCGGAACGGTTCCGCAACAACGGTGCTGGTTACGCCCTGATCGTCAATGTGCCGGGGCCGGGTGAATCGCCAACCGTCACCCCCATTGAAACCGCGCGCTACCAGTGGCACCAGTGGCGGGAAACCCTGACCGTTGAATCGGATCTGGACCAGCTGCTGGACAGGCTACAGGCCTTGCCCGAGCCCTCCGTGGTGGATCTTCGCCTGGAAGGCTCGGTGACCCTGGCCGGTGAAGAAAAACTGATCAATGCGCTGTCCGTGGCCGAGGCCAGATTCCGCAGCATCCAGTGTGATCGCAGCGGACTACAGCTCGAGCCCACCGATGACGATATTGCCGCCCTGAAGGCGGATGGCTACGTAGGAGAGGTGATCGAACATCTCCGAATCCGACAGCAGGATGACGATGCCGAAGTCGCGCGGGATGCACTCGCGATTCTGGCAGGCTTGCTGAAAGACCGGAAACAGGAGGCCAGCGAATGA